One Curtobacterium herbarum genomic window carries:
- the uvrB gene encoding excinuclease ABC subunit UvrB, protein MGVAVEPTRAIRPFEVISEYSPSGDQPAAIAELAGRINAGETDVVLLGATGTGKSATTAWLIEQVQRPTLVLAHNKTLAAQLANEFRGLMPNNAIEYFVSYYDYYQPEAYVPQTDTFIEKDSSVNAEVERLRHSTTNSLLSRRDTVVVSTVSCIYGLGTPEQYMNASVALHIGQNISRDQLVRKFVSMQYQRNDVDFARGTFRVRGDTLEIIPMYEEHAIRIEMFGDEIEALSSLHPLTGNVIDDLPAVSIFPASHYVADTDVMHRAISSIKDELAERLAELEGQGKLLEAQRLRMRTTFDIEMMEQIGFCSGIENYSRHMEGRGPGEAPHCLIDYFPDDFLVVIDESHVTVPQIGAMYEGDASRKRTLVEHGFRLPSAMDNRPLKWEEFLDRVGQKVFLSATPGKYELGITDSVVEQIIRPTGLIDPEIIIKPSDGQIDDLLEEIKQRSDKNERVLVTTLTKRMAEELTDFLGNAGVRVRYLHSDVDTLKRVELLTELRQGVYDVLIGINLLREGLDLPEVSLVAILDADKEGFLRSSTSLIQTIGRAARNVSGQVLMYADKMTDSMKQAIEETDRRREKQVAYNLEHGIDPQPLRKKIADITEVLNRESDDTRELLERRGGGVRDGRRAPTPSLRREGIAGEGATQLEATIADLNDQMLQAAAELKFELAARLRDEVQDLKKALRQMESAGHVV, encoded by the coding sequence ATGGGAGTTGCCGTAGAGCCCACGCGTGCCATCCGACCGTTCGAGGTCATCAGCGAGTACTCACCGAGCGGTGACCAGCCCGCGGCGATCGCCGAACTCGCCGGGCGCATCAACGCGGGTGAGACCGACGTCGTGCTGCTCGGTGCGACCGGTACCGGCAAGTCGGCGACGACCGCCTGGTTGATCGAGCAGGTGCAGCGGCCGACGCTCGTGCTCGCGCACAACAAGACCCTCGCAGCGCAGCTGGCGAACGAGTTCCGCGGGCTGATGCCGAACAACGCGATCGAGTACTTCGTCTCGTACTACGACTACTACCAGCCCGAGGCCTACGTGCCGCAGACGGACACGTTCATCGAGAAGGACTCCTCCGTCAACGCCGAGGTCGAGCGGCTCCGGCACTCCACGACCAACTCGCTCCTCAGCCGTCGGGACACCGTCGTGGTGTCGACCGTGTCCTGCATCTACGGCCTGGGCACGCCCGAGCAGTACATGAACGCCTCGGTCGCGCTGCACATCGGACAGAACATCTCCCGCGACCAGCTCGTGCGGAAGTTCGTCAGCATGCAGTACCAGCGCAACGACGTCGACTTCGCCCGCGGTACCTTCCGGGTCCGCGGCGACACGCTCGAGATCATCCCGATGTACGAAGAGCACGCGATCCGCATCGAGATGTTCGGCGACGAGATCGAAGCGCTCTCCTCGCTGCACCCGCTGACCGGCAACGTCATCGACGACCTGCCCGCGGTGTCGATCTTCCCGGCGTCCCACTACGTGGCCGACACCGACGTGATGCACCGTGCGATCAGCTCGATCAAGGACGAACTGGCCGAGCGGCTCGCCGAGCTCGAAGGCCAGGGCAAGCTGCTCGAGGCCCAGCGGCTCCGGATGCGCACCACCTTCGACATCGAGATGATGGAGCAGATCGGGTTCTGCTCCGGCATCGAGAACTACTCCCGCCACATGGAGGGCCGGGGCCCCGGCGAGGCCCCGCACTGCCTCATCGACTACTTCCCGGACGACTTCCTGGTCGTCATCGACGAGTCGCACGTCACCGTGCCGCAGATCGGTGCGATGTACGAAGGGGACGCCTCCCGCAAGCGCACCCTGGTGGAGCACGGCTTCCGGCTGCCCAGCGCGATGGACAACCGCCCGCTGAAGTGGGAGGAGTTCCTCGACCGTGTCGGCCAGAAGGTCTTCCTGTCGGCGACGCCCGGCAAGTACGAGCTCGGCATCACGGACAGCGTCGTCGAGCAGATCATCCGCCCGACGGGCCTCATCGACCCCGAGATCATCATCAAGCCGAGCGACGGCCAGATCGACGACCTGCTCGAGGAGATCAAGCAGCGCTCCGACAAGAACGAGCGCGTCCTCGTCACCACGCTGACCAAGCGCATGGCCGAGGAGCTCACCGACTTCCTCGGCAACGCCGGGGTCCGGGTGCGCTACCTGCACTCGGACGTCGACACCCTGAAGCGTGTCGAGCTCCTCACCGAGCTGCGCCAGGGCGTCTACGACGTGCTCATCGGCATCAACCTGCTGCGTGAGGGCCTCGACCTGCCGGAGGTCTCCCTCGTCGCGATCCTCGACGCCGACAAGGAAGGCTTCCTGCGGTCGTCGACCTCGCTCATCCAGACCATCGGTCGCGCGGCCCGCAACGTGTCCGGCCAGGTCCTGATGTACGCCGACAAGATGACCGACTCGATGAAGCAGGCCATCGAGGAGACCGACCGCCGGCGCGAGAAGCAGGTCGCCTACAACCTCGAGCACGGCATCGACCCGCAGCCGCTGCGCAAGAAGATCGCCGACATCACCGAGGTCCTGAACCGCGAGAGCGACGACACCCGTGAGCTCCTCGAGCGCCGCGGTGGTGGCGTACGTGACGGTCGCCGGGCACCGACGCCGTCCCTCCGTCGCGAGGGCATCGCCGGCGAGGGCGCGACGCAGCTCGAGGCCACGATCGCCGACCTCAACGACCAGATGCTGCAGGCCGCGGCGGAGCTGAAGTTCGAGCTGGCGGCACGACTGCGCGACGAGGTCCAGGACCTGAAGAAGGCCCTGCGGCAGATGGAGTCGGCCGGCCATGTCGTCTGA
- a CDS encoding AMP-binding protein, whose amino-acid sequence MQHDGERPTPDRTPVTSDGVTLAALIRQRAEQTPDHVYLEDARSDRTLTYRGLDTAVTAWSRTFDAIGVPASGGVLVDVGDPIAFAVVHLAAIATGRRSVPVDTGQPASEPARLAALLGVAAMVVSDRNGDAPAGAAAAGAAAAGAAAAGIDPATGLPVGVHDGDVPGTPTGAPTDGPTGTPTDAPTGAPTDGPGEGSVVLFTSGSTGTPKGVELPESQLRFVAHAIARHNGLTADDRGFNSLPLFHVNAEVVGLLATLVAGATLVLDRRFRRTGFWELLADRRVTWLNAVPAVLAVLAKTGPLQPPATLRFVRSASAPLPDPVRAALGDLPLVVSWGMTEGASQITATPLDAPSRPGTVGLPVGSEVQVRGEDGSLLPAGAIGALWVRGPGIVRSYLGGRAADRFDADGWLATGDLGSVADDGWVSLAGRSDDVINRGGEKVYPSEVEDVLLRDPRVLEAVVVGRPDEVLGAVPVAYVIPQPDVDTDGLVADLTALAESALTRFRRPAEISVVPDLPRAPTGKVQRARVRAMAESR is encoded by the coding sequence GTGCAGCACGACGGCGAACGCCCCACCCCCGACCGGACGCCGGTCACCAGCGACGGCGTCACCCTGGCCGCGCTCATCCGGCAGCGGGCCGAGCAGACCCCGGACCACGTCTACCTCGAGGACGCACGCTCCGACCGGACCCTGACCTACCGTGGTCTCGACACCGCGGTGACCGCGTGGTCGCGGACGTTCGACGCGATCGGTGTCCCGGCCTCCGGCGGCGTCCTGGTCGACGTCGGTGACCCGATCGCCTTCGCCGTCGTGCACCTCGCCGCGATCGCCACCGGCCGTCGGTCCGTGCCGGTCGACACCGGGCAGCCGGCCTCCGAGCCCGCCCGACTGGCGGCCCTCCTCGGCGTTGCGGCGATGGTCGTGTCGGACCGGAACGGGGACGCGCCCGCCGGAGCCGCGGCCGCCGGAGCCGCGGCCGCCGGAGCCGCGGCCGCCGGCATCGACCCGGCCACGGGCCTCCCGGTCGGGGTCCACGACGGCGACGTCCCGGGCACACCCACCGGCGCGCCCACCGACGGCCCCACCGGCACACCCACCGACGCACCCACCGGCGCACCCACCGACGGCCCCGGCGAGGGCTCCGTCGTGCTCTTCACCTCCGGGTCCACCGGGACACCGAAGGGCGTCGAGCTGCCGGAGTCACAGCTCCGGTTCGTGGCGCACGCGATCGCCCGGCACAACGGGCTGACCGCCGACGACCGGGGCTTCAACTCGCTGCCGCTGTTCCACGTCAACGCCGAGGTGGTGGGTCTGCTCGCCACCCTCGTCGCCGGGGCCACCCTGGTGCTCGACCGTCGGTTCCGCCGCACCGGGTTCTGGGAGCTGCTCGCCGACCGCCGCGTGACGTGGTTGAACGCCGTGCCCGCGGTCCTGGCGGTCCTCGCCAAGACCGGGCCGCTGCAGCCGCCCGCGACCCTGCGGTTCGTGCGGAGCGCCTCCGCACCGCTGCCCGACCCGGTGCGCGCCGCCCTCGGGGACCTGCCGCTCGTGGTGAGCTGGGGGATGACCGAGGGCGCCAGCCAGATCACCGCCACACCGCTCGACGCACCGTCCCGACCCGGCACCGTCGGGCTGCCCGTCGGCTCCGAGGTCCAGGTCCGTGGCGAGGACGGCTCGCTCCTGCCCGCCGGTGCGATCGGCGCCCTGTGGGTGCGTGGGCCCGGCATCGTGCGCTCGTACCTGGGCGGTCGGGCGGCCGACCGCTTCGACGCGGACGGCTGGCTCGCGACCGGCGACCTCGGGTCCGTCGCGGACGACGGCTGGGTGTCGCTCGCCGGCCGGTCCGACGACGTCATCAACCGCGGCGGCGAGAAGGTCTACCCGTCCGAGGTGGAGGACGTCCTGCTCCGCGACCCGCGCGTGCTCGAAGCGGTCGTCGTCGGCCGTCCGGACGAGGTGCTCGGCGCCGTCCCGGTGGCGTACGTGATCCCGCAGCCCGACGTCGACACGGACGGGCTCGTCGCCGACCTGACCGCCCTGGCCGAGTCCGCCCTGACCCGGTTCCGCCGTCCGGCCGAGATCTCCGTCGTGCCCGACCTGCCGCGTGCACCGACGGGCAAGGTGCAGCGCGCCCGGGTCCGAGCGATGGCCGAGTCCCGGTGA
- a CDS encoding MFS transporter — protein MTTAAAAAPATGTPFRGRIRGRVLLLLCCMYAISYIDRTNISTALPHITDEFGLSDTDAGFVISAFALPYALLQVFGGTISERFGPRRALFVITVVWGVATLWTGLSTGFWTLFAARLLLGLSEAAAFPSATQAMSRWIPRDRNGFAQGIVHSAARLGNALAPLLVAYCIAISGWRLAFFATAVLSVTWGIVWFVLFRDRPEDARGITKVELAELPPVATRATRPPVPWRALAKQILPVSFVDFGYGWTLWVFLTWIPTFLSDQYDLEISAFAWFTTAVLLAGVVGDTVGGLLSDRIIHRGGDARHARRLVLVIGLGGSLVCLLPLVVVGQSLTVATVSLALSFFFLELCNANLWAIPMDVAPQWSGTASGFMNTGFGVAGVVSPIVFGFLIDRTGWQLPFGISCALLAGAAVVAWVMKPQRITVTDGVLEVGVPAAERDATR, from the coding sequence ATGACCACGGCCGCCGCTGCAGCACCAGCGACGGGCACACCGTTCCGCGGACGCATCCGCGGGCGGGTGCTCCTGCTCCTCTGCTGCATGTACGCGATCTCGTACATCGACCGCACGAACATCTCGACCGCGCTCCCGCACATCACCGACGAGTTCGGCCTCAGCGACACCGACGCCGGGTTCGTCATCTCGGCGTTCGCGCTGCCCTACGCCCTGCTGCAGGTGTTCGGCGGGACCATCAGCGAACGCTTCGGCCCGCGCCGTGCGCTGTTCGTCATCACCGTCGTCTGGGGCGTGGCGACGCTCTGGACCGGCCTGTCCACGGGCTTCTGGACGCTCTTCGCGGCCCGGCTGCTGCTCGGCCTCAGCGAGGCCGCGGCGTTCCCGTCCGCCACCCAGGCGATGAGCCGGTGGATCCCCCGCGACCGGAACGGCTTCGCGCAGGGCATCGTGCACTCCGCCGCCCGACTCGGCAACGCGCTGGCGCCGCTGCTCGTGGCGTACTGCATCGCGATCAGCGGCTGGCGGCTGGCGTTCTTCGCGACCGCCGTGCTCTCGGTCACGTGGGGAATCGTCTGGTTCGTCCTGTTCCGCGACCGGCCCGAGGACGCCCGCGGGATCACGAAGGTCGAGCTGGCCGAACTGCCGCCGGTCGCGACCCGGGCCACCCGACCGCCGGTGCCCTGGCGCGCCCTGGCGAAGCAGATCCTGCCGGTGTCGTTCGTCGACTTCGGCTACGGGTGGACGCTCTGGGTGTTCCTCACCTGGATCCCGACGTTCCTCAGCGACCAGTACGACCTCGAGATCAGCGCCTTCGCCTGGTTCACGACCGCGGTCCTGCTGGCCGGGGTCGTCGGCGACACCGTCGGCGGGTTGCTCAGCGACCGGATCATCCACCGGGGCGGTGACGCCCGGCACGCCCGACGTCTCGTCCTGGTGATCGGTCTCGGCGGCTCGCTGGTCTGCCTGCTCCCCCTCGTCGTGGTCGGGCAGAGCCTGACCGTGGCGACGGTGTCGCTCGCGCTGTCGTTCTTCTTCCTCGAGCTCTGCAACGCCAACCTGTGGGCGATCCCGATGGACGTCGCACCGCAGTGGTCCGGCACCGCCTCCGGCTTCATGAACACCGGCTTCGGGGTCGCCGGCGTGGTCTCTCCCATCGTGTTCGGCTTCCTCATCGACCGGACGGGCTGGCAGCTGCCCTTCGGGATCTCGTGCGCACTCCTCGCCGGCGCGGCGGTCGTCGCGTGGGTGATGAAGCCGCAGCGCATCACCGTGACGGACGGTGTGCTCGAGGTGGGCGTCCCCGCCGCCGAGCGCGACGCCACGCGCTAG
- the uvrA gene encoding excinuclease ABC subunit UvrA, giving the protein MTITSDRGTATSGPDDFDEPSDLHLPGGTAPHDTSTLSVRGARVHNLRDVDLEIPRDSLVVFTGLSGSGKSSLAFDTIFAEGQRRYVESLSAYARQFLGQVDRPDVDFIEGLSPAVSIDQKSTNRNPRSTVGTITEVYDYMRLLWARIGIPHCPVCGEVISKQSVQQIADQLMTQESGTRFQVLAPIVSKKKGEFVDLFQELAASGYSRAIVDGERIQLSSPPTLKKQVKHDISVIVDRLVASDDILGRLTDSLETALRLTNGTVAIDLVDHEGPGAVRTYSENLSCPNNHPLALTEIEPRTFSFNAPFGACPECSGLGTRMSVDPDLVLGDPDASLKDGVLLPWTGASGLYSYFEKLLAGLGKELGFRMDTPWSQLPTSVQAAILTGKDFEVSVSWRNRFGREMRYTSGFEGVMPYIERKFAEAETDSQRQRFQGYLREVPCPVCDGTRLKPEVLGVTVDGRSIADVTSMALDEAYAFMADIALTKREAHIAAAVLREIRARLEFLLEVGLNYLTLARGAGGLSGGEAQRIRLATQIGSGLTGVLYVLDEPSIGLHQRDNRRLIDTLVKLKDLGNTLIVVEHDEDTIRTADWVVDIGPGAGVNGGKVVHSGSYADMIENRESITGDYLAGRRSIEMPSERRTVNRKRVITVQGARANNLKDVDVDFPLGVFTAVTGVSGSGKSTLVNDILYKVLANQLNGARHIAGKHTRVKGLDQLDKVVHVDQAPIGRTPRSNPATYTGVFDRIRQLFAETQEAKTRGYQPGRFSFNVKGGRCENCSGDGTIKIEMNFLPDVYVACEVCGGARYNRETLQVHYKGKSISEVLDMPISEAAEFFEPISAIHRYMATLVDVGLGYVRLGQSATTLSGGEAQRVKLATELQRRSNGRTVYVLDEPTTGLHFEDVRKLLLVLQSLVEKGNTVITIEHNLDVIKSADWVIDMGPEGGSGGGTVLATGTPEHVADVPESHTGVFLREILEAQDARVGKERSVGARRAGAQKAGAR; this is encoded by the coding sequence ATGACCATCACCTCTGACCGCGGAACCGCCACGTCCGGCCCGGACGACTTCGACGAGCCGTCGGACCTGCACCTGCCCGGCGGGACGGCCCCGCACGACACGTCGACGCTCAGCGTCCGTGGCGCGCGCGTCCACAACCTCCGGGACGTCGACCTCGAGATCCCGCGCGACTCCCTCGTCGTGTTCACGGGGCTGTCCGGTTCGGGCAAGTCCTCGCTGGCGTTCGACACGATCTTCGCCGAGGGACAGCGACGCTACGTCGAGTCCCTGTCGGCGTACGCCCGCCAGTTCCTCGGCCAGGTGGACCGTCCGGACGTCGACTTCATCGAGGGCCTGTCGCCCGCGGTGTCGATCGACCAGAAGTCGACGAACCGCAACCCGCGGTCAACGGTGGGCACCATCACCGAGGTCTACGACTACATGCGTCTGCTCTGGGCGCGCATCGGCATCCCGCACTGCCCAGTCTGCGGCGAAGTGATCAGCAAGCAGAGCGTGCAGCAGATCGCCGACCAGCTGATGACGCAGGAGTCCGGCACGCGGTTCCAGGTGCTCGCGCCGATCGTGTCGAAGAAGAAGGGCGAGTTCGTCGACCTCTTCCAGGAGCTCGCGGCGTCCGGCTACTCGCGCGCCATCGTCGACGGTGAGCGCATCCAGCTGAGCAGCCCGCCGACGCTGAAGAAGCAGGTCAAGCACGACATCTCGGTCATCGTCGACCGCCTCGTCGCCAGCGACGACATCCTCGGGCGGCTGACGGACTCGCTCGAGACCGCCCTGCGCCTGACGAACGGCACCGTGGCGATCGACCTCGTCGACCACGAGGGCCCCGGCGCCGTGCGGACGTACTCCGAGAACCTGTCGTGCCCGAACAACCACCCGCTGGCCCTCACCGAGATCGAGCCGCGGACGTTCTCGTTCAACGCCCCGTTCGGCGCCTGCCCGGAGTGCTCGGGCCTCGGCACCCGGATGTCGGTCGACCCGGACCTGGTGCTCGGCGACCCCGACGCCTCGCTCAAGGACGGCGTGCTGCTGCCGTGGACCGGTGCCAGCGGCCTGTACTCGTACTTCGAGAAGCTGCTCGCCGGACTCGGCAAGGAGCTCGGCTTCCGGATGGACACGCCGTGGAGCCAGCTCCCCACGTCCGTGCAGGCGGCGATCCTGACCGGCAAGGACTTCGAGGTGTCGGTGTCGTGGCGGAACCGATTCGGCCGTGAGATGCGCTACACCAGCGGGTTCGAGGGCGTCATGCCCTACATCGAGCGGAAGTTCGCCGAGGCCGAGACCGACTCGCAGCGCCAGCGCTTCCAGGGCTACCTGCGCGAGGTCCCCTGCCCGGTCTGCGACGGCACCCGTCTGAAGCCCGAGGTGCTCGGCGTGACCGTCGACGGCCGGAGCATCGCCGACGTCACGAGCATGGCCCTCGACGAGGCCTACGCGTTCATGGCGGACATCGCCCTCACCAAGCGCGAGGCGCACATCGCCGCCGCCGTCCTCCGCGAGATCCGGGCACGGCTCGAGTTCCTGCTCGAGGTCGGACTCAACTACCTGACCCTGGCGCGCGGTGCCGGCGGGCTCTCCGGCGGTGAGGCGCAGCGCATCCGTCTCGCCACGCAGATCGGTTCGGGTCTGACCGGTGTGCTCTACGTCCTCGACGAGCCGAGCATCGGTCTGCACCAGCGGGACAACCGCCGCCTGATCGACACCCTGGTCAAGCTCAAGGACCTCGGCAACACGCTGATCGTCGTCGAGCACGACGAGGACACCATCCGGACCGCCGACTGGGTCGTCGACATCGGACCCGGTGCCGGTGTCAACGGCGGCAAGGTCGTGCACTCCGGTTCGTACGCAGACATGATCGAGAACCGCGAGTCGATCACCGGCGACTACCTGGCCGGCCGCCGCTCGATCGAGATGCCGTCCGAGCGCCGGACGGTGAACCGCAAGCGCGTGATCACCGTGCAGGGTGCCCGGGCGAACAACCTCAAGGACGTGGACGTCGACTTCCCGCTCGGCGTCTTCACGGCGGTCACCGGCGTCAGCGGCTCGGGCAAGTCGACCCTGGTGAACGACATCCTCTACAAGGTGCTCGCCAACCAGCTGAACGGCGCCCGACACATCGCCGGCAAGCACACGCGGGTGAAGGGCCTCGACCAGCTCGACAAGGTCGTGCACGTCGACCAGGCGCCGATCGGCCGCACCCCGCGCTCGAACCCGGCGACCTACACCGGCGTGTTCGACCGCATCCGGCAGCTCTTCGCCGAGACGCAGGAGGCCAAGACCCGCGGCTACCAGCCCGGTCGCTTCAGCTTCAACGTCAAGGGCGGGCGCTGCGAGAACTGCTCCGGTGACGGCACGATCAAGATCGAGATGAACTTCCTGCCCGACGTCTACGTCGCGTGCGAGGTCTGCGGCGGTGCCCGGTACAACCGCGAGACGCTGCAGGTCCACTACAAGGGCAAGAGCATCTCCGAGGTCCTGGACATGCCGATCAGCGAGGCAGCCGAGTTCTTCGAGCCGATCTCCGCGATCCACCGGTACATGGCGACGCTCGTCGACGTCGGGCTCGGCTACGTCCGACTCGGGCAGAGCGCGACGACCCTGTCGGGTGGCGAGGCGCAGCGCGTCAAGCTCGCGACCGAGCTGCAGCGCCGCTCGAACGGTCGCACGGTCTACGTGCTCGACGAACCGACCACGGGTCTGCACTTCGAGGACGTCCGGAAGCTCCTCCTCGTGCTGCAGTCGCTGGTCGAGAAGGGCAACACCGTCATCACGATCGAGCACAACCTCGACGTGATCAAGTCCGCCGACTGGGTCATCGACATGGGCCCCGAGGGCGGCTCCGGCGGTGGCACGGTCCTCGCGACGGGCACGCCGGAGCACGTCGCCGACGTCCCGGAGAGCCACACCGGTGTCTTCCTCCGCGAGATCCTCGAGGCGCAGGACGCCCGCGTGGGCAAGGAGCGGTCGGTCGGCGCACGTCGAGCAGGTGCACAGAAGGCAGGTGCTCGCTAG
- a CDS encoding acyltransferase: protein MSAATTTPGVQTPTRTASGKPRHLYEVDVLRILTFACVIGVHTTSHTIASDDVPLNALLGLLHFTRLVFFSLTAFVLVYSWSLRPRPLAQFWPRRFLLVGVPYLAWSSVYVGASWLVSPSTRGDVPALVTTSAEGIVTGTSWYHLYFLLVTMQVYLLLPVIVWLVRVTRRHHVTLLVVAFLLQLAVFAAYKYWPHSIDWLHGYQKQFFFSYVFFIVSGAVAADHADPFLRFIREHRRAVLWAFAGTGALTLGVWWLQVGLGQSLYAAGTPLQPVQVLWSTAVFVGFLAIGAAWADRRRPGSVLARVVDYGSDRSFGIFLSHPFMIWVLLYGDSWLEGAVPKPWLTPVTYVLVLVLSVAVTEVFRWTPLSVPLTGRPSRARRART from the coding sequence GTGAGCGCCGCGACGACCACGCCCGGCGTGCAGACCCCGACCCGGACGGCCTCCGGCAAGCCGCGGCACCTGTACGAGGTCGACGTCCTCCGCATCCTCACGTTCGCGTGCGTGATCGGCGTGCACACCACGAGCCACACCATCGCCAGCGACGACGTCCCGCTGAACGCCCTGCTCGGCCTGCTGCACTTCACACGCCTGGTGTTCTTCTCGCTCACCGCGTTCGTGCTCGTCTACAGCTGGTCGCTGCGCCCGCGTCCGCTGGCGCAGTTCTGGCCGCGCCGCTTCCTGCTCGTCGGCGTGCCGTACCTGGCGTGGTCGTCCGTGTACGTCGGGGCGTCCTGGCTGGTCAGCCCGTCGACCCGCGGCGACGTGCCGGCCCTGGTCACGACGTCCGCCGAGGGGATCGTCACCGGGACGTCCTGGTACCACCTGTACTTCCTGCTCGTGACGATGCAGGTCTACCTGCTGCTGCCGGTGATCGTCTGGCTGGTCCGGGTCACCCGCCGCCACCACGTGACGCTGCTCGTCGTCGCGTTCCTCCTGCAGCTCGCCGTGTTCGCCGCGTACAAGTACTGGCCGCACTCGATCGACTGGCTGCACGGGTACCAAAAGCAGTTCTTCTTCTCGTACGTGTTCTTCATCGTCTCCGGGGCGGTGGCGGCGGACCACGCCGACCCGTTCCTCCGGTTCATCCGCGAGCACCGCCGCGCCGTCCTCTGGGCCTTCGCGGGCACCGGCGCGTTGACGCTCGGCGTGTGGTGGCTGCAGGTGGGCCTCGGCCAGTCCCTCTACGCGGCCGGCACCCCCTTGCAGCCCGTCCAGGTGCTCTGGAGCACGGCGGTCTTCGTCGGGTTCCTGGCGATCGGCGCGGCCTGGGCGGACCGTCGGCGGCCCGGTTCGGTCCTGGCGCGCGTCGTCGACTACGGCTCGGACCGGTCGTTCGGCATCTTCCTCAGCCACCCCTTCATGATCTGGGTGCTGCTGTACGGCGACAGCTGGCTCGAGGGCGCGGTGCCGAAGCCGTGGCTGACGCCCGTCACGTACGTGCTCGTGCTGGTGCTGTCGGTCGCGGTGACCGAGGTGTTCCGGTGGACACCGCTCAGCGTGCCGCTCACGGGTCGGCCGTCACGCGCGCGGCGAGCGCGCACCTGA
- a CDS encoding SDR family NAD(P)-dependent oxidoreductase, producing MSSDHVAPGGPDAQGGPDARPGLRTVVVTGASAGLGYQAAEQLAVAGHRVVLATRNPEKAAAAERSIRSVVPDASLEHVHLDLADLDSVRAAADSLSTMGPVHAVLNNAGVVGSRELRSTAQGYELQIGTNHLGHFAWTGLVLPMLQATGGRVVHLGSISHRWATLDRNDPLGAGYYNGYRQYARSKLAVMLFGFELAQRLADAGSAVSSVVAHPGLALESLTGTPATVSPSRPGPSRPRPSRSEPSWIGPGQRFVAQGKDAGAVPLVHASVGDDVRSGEYWGPDGWFQLRGRASVVPAEPRAHDRHEAARLWTASETASGVTFALDALG from the coding sequence ATGTCGTCTGACCACGTCGCCCCGGGCGGCCCGGATGCCCAGGGCGGGCCGGACGCCCGTCCCGGCCTGCGGACGGTCGTCGTCACCGGCGCCAGTGCCGGGCTCGGGTACCAGGCCGCGGAGCAGCTCGCCGTCGCCGGGCACCGGGTGGTCCTCGCGACCCGCAACCCGGAGAAGGCGGCGGCCGCCGAGCGCAGCATCCGTTCGGTCGTGCCGGACGCCTCGCTCGAGCACGTCCACCTGGACCTGGCGGACCTCGACTCCGTCCGTGCCGCGGCCGACTCCCTGTCCACGATGGGTCCGGTGCACGCGGTCCTCAACAACGCCGGTGTGGTCGGGTCGCGCGAGCTTCGATCGACGGCGCAGGGGTACGAACTGCAGATCGGCACGAACCACCTCGGACACTTCGCCTGGACCGGGTTGGTGCTGCCGATGCTGCAGGCCACCGGTGGCCGGGTCGTCCACCTCGGCTCGATCTCGCACCGTTGGGCGACGCTCGACCGCAACGACCCGCTCGGTGCGGGGTACTACAACGGCTACCGGCAGTACGCCCGGAGCAAGCTCGCGGTGATGCTGTTCGGGTTCGAGCTGGCCCAGCGCCTGGCGGACGCCGGGTCGGCCGTCTCGAGCGTCGTGGCGCACCCGGGGCTCGCCCTCGAGTCGCTGACGGGGACGCCCGCGACGGTCAGCCCGTCGCGGCCGGGTCCGTCACGGCCGCGCCCGTCCCGGTCCGAACCGTCGTGGATCGGCCCGGGCCAGCGGTTCGTCGCGCAGGGGAAGGACGCGGGTGCGGTCCCGCTCGTGCACGCCTCGGTCGGCGACGACGTGCGGTCCGGCGAGTACTGGGGTCCGGACGGCTGGTTCCAGCTCCGCGGCCGCGCGAGCGTCGTCCCCGCGGAGCCGCGGGCGCACGACCGGCACGAGGCGGCGCGGCTCTGGACGGCGAGCGAGACCGCTTCCGGCGTCACGTTCGCTCTGGACGCACTCGGCTGA